From a single Deferrivibrio essentukiensis genomic region:
- a CDS encoding phosphoribosylaminoimidazolesuccinocarboxamide synthase, with product MNVLMKTDFTDMKLVGRGKVRDIYDLGENLLIVTTDRLSAFDVILPTGIPKKGFVLTQLSKFWFDMMSDIVENHIVTTDIDKMPPICQKYKEQLEGRSMLVKKAKPFMAECVVRGYLSGSGWKDYKTTGAVCGIKLPSGLRESEKLPEPIFTPATKAEVGAHDENIDFEKFKKIVGEENAEKLKNLAIQIYLKASTYAEKKGIIIADTKMEFGLYNGKIIIIDELLTPDSSRFWFKEKYEVGKPQQSMDKQYVRDYLETLDWDKTAPGPELPADVAAQASKKYFEIMEILTK from the coding sequence ATGAATGTGTTAATGAAAACGGATTTTACCGATATGAAACTTGTAGGCAGAGGGAAGGTAAGGGACATTTACGACCTGGGGGAGAATCTTCTAATTGTAACTACCGACAGGCTTTCAGCCTTTGATGTAATTTTGCCGACAGGGATACCTAAAAAAGGGTTTGTGCTGACACAACTCTCAAAATTTTGGTTTGATATGATGAGTGATATCGTTGAAAACCATATAGTTACTACCGATATAGACAAGATGCCACCTATATGCCAAAAATACAAAGAACAGCTTGAAGGCAGAAGTATGCTTGTCAAAAAAGCCAAACCTTTTATGGCTGAATGTGTGGTTAGAGGATATTTAAGTGGTTCAGGATGGAAAGATTATAAAACAACAGGTGCAGTTTGTGGAATAAAGCTTCCATCAGGGTTAAGAGAGTCAGAAAAACTTCCCGAGCCTATATTTACACCTGCAACTAAGGCTGAGGTAGGAGCTCATGACGAAAATATTGATTTTGAAAAATTTAAAAAAATAGTAGGGGAAGAGAATGCAGAAAAATTAAAAAACCTTGCCATTCAAATCTACTTAAAAGCTTCTACATATGCAGAAAAAAAAGGTATTATTATAGCTGATACAAAAATGGAGTTTGGACTTTACAACGGTAAAATAATTATAATCGATGAATTGTTGACACCTGATTCTTCAAGATTTTGGTTTAAAGAGAAATATGAAGTAGGAAAACCTCAGCAGAGTATGGATAAACAATATGTCAGGGACTACCTTGAGACTCTGGACTGGGATAAAACAGCTCCCGGCCCTGAACTACCTGCTGATGTTGCTGCTCAAGCGTCAAAAAAATATTTTGAAATCATGGAAATTTTAACAAAATGA
- a CDS encoding FAD-dependent oxidoreductase: MGKKIVIVGGVAAGATAAAKARRVSEDAEITIIEKSSYISYANCGLPYYIGKVIPHKKDIILHNKKSFGTRFNTNVLLNTKATFIDPVTKKIVVETDKEQQVIEYDKLILATGGKPIIPKIEGIENVDYFFVRSVEDAEKIVKKIESAKNALIVGGGYIGIEMAEALYHADIKTTLVEYEKNILPVFPPECTLKIYDEALKCGIDIRTGTALVKVEKFDDKIKCYFSDQKELIVDFLILATGVTPDTELAETAGVQIGELGGVLVNEKMETSVTDIYAAGDMVEKHNLITGKNVLMPLAGPANKEGRVAGCNAAGGNMTFKGVVGASVVSFNNAVVAHTGLTLKQAVEAGFDADTVYVENAQHAEYYPNPKFIFLKLVYEKKTGKILGATASGEEGVARRIDVISTAIYGNLTVFDLENIDLCYSPPHGSAKDVEHMAGYVAANQVRGEGFGITPEYFLELEKGDWHFQLLDVRTSIEYKMYHLENSINIYVNDLRNNLEKLDKNTPVVVYCAVGFRGYLATKTLRNLGYKAYNVLGGIEAIKRFKKIN, translated from the coding sequence ATGGGCAAAAAAATAGTAATTGTAGGTGGTGTAGCTGCAGGTGCAACAGCTGCAGCAAAAGCAAGAAGAGTTTCTGAAGATGCAGAAATAACAATTATAGAAAAGAGCTCTTATATTTCTTATGCCAATTGCGGGCTACCTTACTACATAGGCAAAGTTATTCCACATAAAAAAGATATTATTTTGCACAACAAGAAGTCCTTTGGCACCAGATTTAATACCAACGTTTTGCTTAACACTAAAGCTACGTTTATAGATCCTGTGACCAAAAAAATTGTAGTTGAAACAGACAAAGAGCAACAAGTAATCGAATATGACAAACTTATCCTTGCAACAGGGGGGAAACCGATTATTCCTAAGATTGAAGGTATAGAAAATGTTGATTATTTCTTCGTCAGAAGTGTGGAAGATGCAGAAAAGATTGTAAAAAAGATTGAATCTGCAAAGAATGCCCTCATTGTCGGCGGAGGCTACATCGGGATAGAGATGGCTGAGGCCCTTTATCATGCAGATATCAAAACAACTCTCGTAGAATATGAAAAAAATATACTACCTGTCTTTCCACCTGAGTGTACACTCAAGATTTATGATGAAGCATTAAAGTGTGGCATCGATATTAGGACGGGAACTGCCCTTGTAAAGGTTGAAAAATTTGATGATAAAATTAAATGTTACTTTTCTGACCAAAAAGAGCTTATTGTAGATTTCCTTATACTTGCCACAGGTGTTACACCCGATACCGAGCTTGCTGAAACTGCAGGTGTGCAAATTGGGGAGCTTGGAGGTGTCCTTGTCAATGAAAAAATGGAAACCTCAGTCACAGATATCTATGCTGCGGGTGATATGGTAGAAAAGCATAACCTCATTACCGGTAAAAATGTACTAATGCCCCTTGCCGGGCCTGCCAACAAGGAGGGGCGAGTTGCTGGCTGTAATGCTGCAGGTGGGAATATGACTTTTAAAGGGGTTGTTGGAGCTTCCGTGGTAAGTTTTAACAATGCGGTAGTAGCACATACCGGGCTTACATTAAAACAGGCTGTTGAAGCAGGTTTTGATGCTGACACTGTTTATGTGGAAAATGCCCAACATGCTGAATATTACCCAAACCCTAAGTTTATATTTTTAAAATTAGTATATGAAAAGAAAACAGGAAAAATACTTGGAGCAACCGCTTCAGGAGAAGAAGGGGTTGCAAGAAGGATTGATGTAATATCCACTGCCATTTACGGTAATCTGACAGTATTTGATCTTGAAAATATTGATCTATGCTATTCACCGCCACACGGCTCTGCCAAAGATGTAGAGCATATGGCAGGTTACGTAGCAGCAAATCAGGTTAGGGGTGAAGGTTTTGGAATAACACCTGAATATTTTTTAGAGCTTGAAAAAGGGGACTGGCACTTTCAATTATTGGATGTAAGAACAAGTATTGAGTACAAAATGTATCATTTGGAAAATTCAATAAATATTTATGTAAACGATTTGAGAAATAACCTTGAAAAACTGGATAAAAACACACCGGTTGTGGTATACTGTGCTGTGGGCTTTCGAGGGTATCTTGCAACAAAAACTCTAAGAAATTTAGGGTATAAAGCCTACAATGTTTTAGGCGGAATAGAGGCTATAAAAAGATTTAAAAAAATAAATTAG
- a CDS encoding ribonuclease J, with product MSMQISFLGGLGEIGMNMYVYETETTAIIVDCGVMFADLSLPGVDYIIPDFSYIVSIKDKIKGIVATHGHEDHIGGISYLLKNFNVPIYGGKLTLNLLKHKLTEEKLKATLKEISDMDCIVIDDISISFLQINHSIPDTFCIKIKSKKNTFIHLSDFKIDKTPISQKPFSEERVVKFLENEKVTGILIDSTSCQRVGVSPSEKSVYEDLYKIISDASGRVFFTTFSSNIDRISQVLDICEKLKRKVVIEGRSITKNINIATQLGYLKYNPENIIRLNDAKKYDDNKLCFIISGCQGEVNSTLYKIVSRERNSLQVKKGDLFIISSRVIPGNEKNLAKAINHIFYYEAEVVDIEKENIHVSGHAYREDVKIITSLTSPKYFIPIHGEYTHLRKNIQNITEDLNFSQSNCIFVENGKKITFDNNQDLVSFSDIPFGKTYIDTRGGFIFGEDELKIRKNMARDGVFFINYFFKENNFNIKELNAIGFSLTDELQYYIKKQINDNISLLIESSLSGEFQFDEILTKFIKKIFKKRFDRRPEIKVIKDGFNIL from the coding sequence ATGAGCATGCAAATTTCTTTTCTCGGCGGTTTAGGTGAAATAGGTATGAATATGTATGTCTACGAAACCGAAACAACCGCCATAATAGTTGATTGCGGAGTTATGTTTGCCGATTTATCTCTGCCGGGTGTTGATTATATAATTCCGGATTTTTCATATATTGTCAGTATAAAGGATAAAATAAAAGGGATTGTAGCAACCCATGGACACGAAGACCACATCGGTGGCATAAGCTACCTCTTAAAAAACTTCAATGTTCCTATTTACGGCGGGAAACTAACCCTTAATCTCTTAAAACACAAGCTTACAGAAGAAAAATTAAAAGCTACACTAAAAGAGATTTCAGATATGGATTGTATTGTTATAGATGATATTTCAATATCTTTCTTACAAATAAACCATTCCATTCCGGATACCTTTTGCATAAAAATAAAAAGTAAAAAAAATACTTTCATCCATTTGTCTGACTTTAAAATAGACAAGACGCCCATTTCTCAAAAACCTTTTTCAGAGGAAAGAGTTGTTAAATTTTTAGAAAATGAAAAAGTAACAGGGATTTTAATAGACTCAACAAGTTGTCAAAGGGTAGGGGTATCGCCGTCAGAAAAATCTGTTTACGAAGATTTATACAAAATAATATCCGATGCTTCAGGAAGGGTATTCTTCACCACATTCTCTTCAAATATTGACCGTATCAGTCAGGTACTTGACATTTGTGAAAAATTAAAAAGAAAAGTAGTTATAGAGGGGCGGTCAATAACAAAAAATATAAATATTGCCACCCAGCTTGGCTATCTAAAATATAATCCTGAAAATATCATCAGGTTAAATGATGCTAAAAAATATGACGACAATAAATTGTGTTTTATAATTTCAGGATGCCAGGGGGAAGTAAATAGTACCCTTTACAAAATAGTTTCAAGAGAAAGGAACTCTTTACAGGTCAAAAAAGGGGACTTATTTATAATCTCATCACGGGTAATCCCCGGCAATGAAAAAAATCTTGCCAAAGCTATAAATCATATCTTCTATTATGAAGCTGAAGTCGTTGACATTGAGAAAGAAAATATTCATGTTTCAGGCCATGCTTACAGGGAGGATGTTAAAATAATTACATCACTAACAAGCCCCAAATATTTTATACCCATTCACGGTGAATATACTCACTTAAGGAAAAATATTCAAAATATTACCGAAGATTTAAATTTCAGCCAATCAAACTGCATCTTTGTAGAAAATGGAAAGAAAATCACCTTTGATAATAATCAAGATTTAGTAAGCTTTTCAGACATACCTTTTGGCAAAACATATATAGACACTCGAGGAGGGTTTATTTTTGGAGAAGATGAACTTAAAATAAGAAAAAATATGGCAAGGGATGGTGTCTTTTTTATAAACTACTTCTTCAAGGAAAATAATTTTAATATAAAAGAGTTAAATGCCATTGGTTTCTCACTGACTGATGAATTGCAATATTATATAAAAAAGCAGATAAACGATAATATCAGTCTGCTTATTGAATCATCTCTGAGCGGTGAGTTTCAGTTTGATGAGATATTAACAAAATTTATCAAAAAAATTTTCAAAAAAAGGTTTGACCGACGACCAGAAATTAAAGTAATTAAAGATGGTTTTAATATTTTATAA
- the mtaB gene encoding tRNA (N(6)-L-threonylcarbamoyladenosine(37)-C(2))-methylthiotransferase MtaB — protein MKIYFYTQGCKVNQVETENLKLDAETKNISIVNTIEDSDIVIINSCAVTDNAVKKFKTFIKKTKTKFPDKKIAITGCGADMLKEKGKDLADLVITNSGKADIFEYIIKEKDNFNDIETIEHFEEFNENLVRDKTRGYLKIQDGCDAYCSYCIIPSLRGKPRSRKIESVISAFRSFIANGYKEIVLVGIHIGKYGKDINSSLKDLLKELSEIEGRYRIRLSSLEVNEIDDELIHLILTNNKFCPHFHIPLQSGSDKILTRMNRNYSKNEFIQTVKKIKRINPDAIVGGDVIVGFPGEGETEFEETKQTIFDAGLNYIHVFPYSEREGTKAVTMPDSVPVKIRNERARHLREIAESLKFNFAKKFFGREVEILVEKDNKGLTNNYLEAEILTNEVRNTFIKGKVISVTFDGNLIIQRV, from the coding sequence GTGAAAATATATTTTTATACACAAGGATGTAAAGTCAACCAGGTTGAAACAGAAAATTTAAAACTTGATGCAGAAACAAAAAATATCAGTATTGTTAATACAATAGAAGATTCAGACATTGTTATCATAAATTCTTGTGCAGTAACCGATAATGCAGTGAAAAAATTTAAAACATTTATAAAAAAAACAAAGACCAAATTTCCAGACAAAAAAATTGCTATAACAGGTTGCGGAGCAGATATGCTCAAAGAAAAGGGGAAAGATTTAGCTGATTTAGTTATCACAAATTCAGGGAAAGCAGATATTTTTGAATATATTATAAAAGAGAAAGATAATTTTAATGACATTGAAACAATCGAGCATTTTGAAGAGTTTAATGAAAACCTTGTTAGAGATAAAACAAGGGGATATTTAAAAATTCAGGACGGTTGTGACGCTTACTGCTCGTATTGCATTATCCCAAGCTTGCGAGGTAAACCAAGAAGTAGAAAGATTGAAAGTGTTATATCTGCTTTTAGAAGTTTTATTGCAAACGGTTATAAAGAAATAGTACTTGTCGGTATTCATATAGGAAAATACGGAAAAGATATAAATTCCTCTCTAAAGGACTTACTTAAGGAGCTATCTGAAATTGAAGGTAGGTATAGAATAAGACTTTCATCACTTGAAGTTAATGAAATAGATGATGAGTTAATACATCTTATTCTGACAAACAACAAATTTTGCCCCCACTTTCATATTCCGCTACAAAGTGGCTCAGATAAAATTTTAACCCGTATGAACAGGAATTATTCAAAAAATGAATTTATTCAAACCGTTAAAAAAATAAAACGGATTAACCCGGATGCAATAGTTGGCGGAGATGTAATCGTAGGATTCCCGGGTGAAGGGGAAACTGAATTTGAAGAAACAAAACAGACTATCTTCGATGCAGGGCTAAACTATATCCATGTATTTCCATACTCGGAAAGGGAAGGGACAAAAGCGGTAACAATGCCTGACAGTGTGCCTGTGAAGATAAGAAATGAAAGGGCAAGACACCTTAGAGAAATTGCTGAAAGTCTCAAATTTAACTTTGCGAAAAAGTTTTTTGGACGCGAGGTTGAAATTTTAGTAGAAAAAGATAATAAAGGACTTACAAACAATTATCTTGAGGCAGAAATTTTAACAAATGAAGTCAGAAATACCTTTATTAAAGGGAAAGTAATCAGTGTCACTTTTGACGGAAATTTAATAATACAGAGGGTATAA
- a CDS encoding flagellar basal body-associated FliL family protein, giving the protein MDKKNVIILLAVVLLVGLVVFSLRSRINLSLGLLVKKVDFKNDTVFKNYKIQDVKIGNDYAVQLRDIVAGTGDGVKRYYRIDMTITVTDRSSQKMIVKNDALTAAVIANTLSEFKVSDVSTAKGKEFLKSTIKKNLEAKYGGNFIKDVYFEKFIYN; this is encoded by the coding sequence ATGGACAAAAAAAATGTAATTATACTTTTAGCGGTTGTTTTATTGGTGGGGCTTGTAGTTTTCTCGTTAAGAAGTCGTATTAATCTATCTTTAGGGCTTTTGGTGAAAAAAGTTGATTTCAAGAATGATACTGTTTTTAAAAATTATAAAATTCAAGATGTGAAAATAGGTAATGACTATGCGGTGCAGCTAAGGGATATAGTAGCAGGAACGGGTGATGGGGTGAAGAGATATTACCGAATTGATATGACTATCACTGTGACTGATAGGTCAAGTCAAAAGATGATTGTTAAAAATGATGCACTGACTGCAGCAGTAATCGCCAATACGCTTTCAGAATTTAAGGTGAGTGATGTGTCTACAGCTAAAGGGAAAGAGTTTTTAAAAAGTACAATAAAGAAAAATCTCGAAGCCAAGTATGGTGGCAACTTTATAAAGGATGTTTATTTTGAAAAGTTTATCTACAATTGA
- a CDS encoding undecaprenyl-diphosphate phosphatase has protein sequence MLEYILLGLLQGITEFLPVSSSGHLVIAQSLIKDFQQPGIMFDVMLHFATFMAVIVYFWKKIKILLKGFLGIFVPGFKVTYFDNKTYIWGIFWASIPTGIIGLYLNHKAEALFSSTTMVGYSLIFTSLILFFSDKKSPMGRITLGKSFLVGIVQGLAVIPGISRSGSTISALIYMNVNREEAAEFSFLMALPAVLGATILQLKDLPVLDYTLVSYYASGMIAAFLAGLFSIHALLLFIKRASLKIFALYCLIIGIISIVWL, from the coding sequence ATGCTTGAATATATACTGCTCGGTTTATTGCAAGGTATAACGGAGTTTTTACCGGTTAGCAGCTCAGGGCATCTTGTAATAGCCCAATCATTGATTAAGGACTTCCAACAACCTGGCATTATGTTTGATGTTATGCTTCATTTTGCAACCTTTATGGCAGTAATAGTATACTTTTGGAAAAAGATAAAAATACTTTTAAAAGGTTTTTTGGGGATATTTGTACCCGGCTTTAAAGTAACATATTTTGATAACAAAACATACATTTGGGGTATATTTTGGGCAAGTATCCCAACAGGGATAATAGGGCTTTATCTTAACCATAAGGCAGAAGCTCTATTTAGCTCGACCACTATGGTTGGGTATAGTTTAATTTTTACTTCGCTTATCCTATTCTTCTCTGACAAAAAAAGTCCTATGGGAAGAATAACGCTTGGCAAATCTTTTTTGGTTGGAATAGTGCAAGGGCTTGCGGTAATACCGGGTATTTCAAGGTCTGGTTCGACTATTTCGGCACTTATCTATATGAATGTAAACAGGGAAGAAGCAGCTGAGTTTTCATTTTTAATGGCGCTGCCAGCTGTTTTGGGTGCAACAATCTTACAGCTGAAAGATTTGCCCGTTTTAGATTATACCCTTGTCTCATATTACGCATCAGGAATGATTGCCGCATTCTTGGCAGGACTTTTTTCTATCCATGCACTACTTCTTTTTATAAAAAGGGCTTCACTTAAAATATTTGCTCTTTACTGTTTGATAATTGGTATTATAAGTATCGTATGGCTGTAA
- a CDS encoding DNA translocase FtsK has protein sequence MAVKNTLLFKIFIVLNVFFITLTTLSLFSYSEKDPSFSNIIFSNYEIKVNNFFGKIGAYYADILGNIFGWASFILPFLLIFISIGLFYKTVERHKKVKRFIFDLILSFSFISFLALFSGFLSDSDPIFKEKHMGGIIGNVAATFLQSILGKYGGALSTAFILIIILILLFRNYEIMTLKLNFNFPDIRNIFKREKKEKKLPKGKKSQVVNNAPEELIDNDPINVENDVTIKEISKVAIQSKKAEYTVPINLLEDFETTEVTETEAELKRKGKLLEEKLLEFGVEGKIKEIQPGPVVTLYEFEPAPGIKINRIAGLEGDLARAMSAVSVRIIAPIPGKSVVGIELPNKKRATVYLKELINSSNFVKSSSPLTIILGKDISGKPYVSDLGKMPHLLIAGTTGSGKSVCINTIVCSILFKSSPDKVKFVMIDPKMVELSSYEDIPHLAAPVVTDPKHAATVLKNVVAEMENRYEILAEHKVRNIDSFNELASKNNNELTTMPYLVVVVDEFADLMIVAGKEVEQSIIRIAQMARAVGIHLILATQRPSVNVITGIIKANMPARLSFRVSSKTDSRTILDQNGAEILLGRGDSLFIPPGSSDPVRVHGCFVSEKEVSDVVDYLKKLGQPEYNMDLVKEESTGIDEISEDEMDEKYYEALDLVQKKGMASISMIQRYLKIGYNRAARIMEIMEKQGVVAPSDGTSKPREVLIKND, from the coding sequence ATGGCTGTAAAAAACACACTTTTATTTAAAATATTTATTGTCTTAAATGTCTTTTTTATAACTTTAACAACGTTGTCTTTATTTTCATATTCTGAAAAAGACCCGAGCTTCTCAAATATAATTTTTTCAAATTACGAAATTAAAGTAAATAATTTCTTCGGTAAAATTGGTGCTTATTATGCCGATATTTTGGGAAATATTTTTGGATGGGCATCATTTATACTTCCATTTCTTCTTATTTTTATTTCTATTGGTCTATTTTATAAAACTGTTGAACGTCACAAAAAGGTCAAGAGATTTATTTTCGATTTAATCTTATCCTTTTCTTTCATCAGCTTTTTGGCTCTTTTTAGCGGTTTTTTAAGTGACAGTGACCCTATTTTTAAAGAGAAACACATGGGTGGAATTATAGGGAATGTGGCAGCGACATTTTTGCAGTCAATCCTCGGCAAATATGGCGGTGCATTATCTACGGCTTTTATTTTAATCATAATTTTAATATTACTTTTTAGAAACTACGAAATAATGACACTTAAGCTTAATTTTAATTTCCCTGACATTAGGAATATCTTTAAAAGAGAAAAAAAAGAAAAAAAGTTACCTAAAGGGAAAAAATCTCAAGTAGTAAATAATGCGCCGGAAGAACTAATAGATAACGACCCGATAAATGTTGAGAATGATGTAACAATTAAAGAAATTTCAAAAGTGGCAATTCAAAGTAAAAAGGCAGAATATACTGTCCCAATTAATCTTTTGGAAGATTTTGAAACTACAGAAGTTACCGAAACAGAAGCCGAACTCAAGCGGAAAGGGAAACTTCTTGAGGAAAAGCTCCTTGAGTTTGGTGTGGAAGGGAAAATTAAAGAGATTCAGCCCGGGCCTGTTGTAACTTTATATGAGTTTGAACCTGCACCGGGGATTAAAATTAACAGGATAGCAGGGCTTGAAGGGGATTTAGCAAGGGCTATGAGTGCTGTAAGTGTCAGGATAATCGCTCCTATCCCGGGTAAATCTGTAGTTGGGATAGAATTACCGAATAAAAAGAGAGCAACCGTTTACCTCAAAGAGCTTATCAACTCCTCAAATTTTGTAAAAAGCAGTTCCCCTTTAACCATCATTCTCGGGAAAGATATTTCAGGTAAGCCATATGTCTCTGATCTTGGTAAAATGCCTCACCTCCTTATAGCAGGGACAACCGGAAGTGGTAAGTCCGTCTGCATTAACACCATCGTGTGCTCAATACTCTTTAAGTCCTCTCCGGACAAAGTGAAATTTGTCATGATAGACCCTAAAATGGTAGAATTAAGTTCTTATGAGGATATACCACATTTGGCTGCCCCAGTTGTAACCGATCCAAAACATGCTGCTACAGTTTTAAAAAATGTTGTAGCTGAAATGGAAAACAGATATGAAATTTTGGCAGAACACAAAGTAAGGAATATAGACTCATTCAATGAGCTTGCATCAAAAAATAATAATGAGCTTACTACAATGCCATATTTGGTAGTAGTTGTCGATGAATTTGCCGATTTAATGATTGTAGCAGGTAAAGAAGTAGAGCAGTCAATAATAAGGATTGCACAGATGGCTCGCGCCGTAGGAATTCATTTGATACTTGCCACACAAAGACCTTCTGTAAATGTCATTACAGGTATTATAAAAGCAAATATGCCTGCAAGACTTTCCTTTAGAGTATCTTCCAAAACAGACAGTAGAACTATTCTTGATCAAAATGGAGCAGAAATATTGCTCGGTCGGGGAGATTCTCTTTTCATACCACCCGGCAGTAGCGACCCTGTAAGGGTTCACGGATGTTTTGTCAGCGAAAAAGAGGTAAGTGATGTCGTAGATTACCTGAAAAAATTAGGGCAACCTGAATACAATATGGACCTTGTAAAAGAGGAATCTACTGGGATAGATGAAATATCTGAAGATGAAATGGATGAAAAATATTA